The following proteins are co-located in the Blattabacterium sp. (Blatta orientalis) str. Tarazona genome:
- the rpsL gene encoding 30S ribosomal protein S12 translates to MPTIQQLIRKGRSSISKKRKSIALGFCPQRRGVCIRVYTTTPKKPNSAMRKVARVRFTNGKEVISYIAGEGHNLQEHSIVLVKGGRVKDLPGVKYKIIRGARDTAGVNGRKKSRSKYGAKIEKKK, encoded by the coding sequence ATGCCTACCATACAACAATTAATTAGAAAAGGTAGATCTTCCATTTCTAAAAAGAGGAAATCCATAGCTTTGGGATTTTGTCCTCAACGAAGAGGAGTCTGTATACGTGTTTATACTACTACTCCAAAAAAACCAAATTCTGCTATGCGTAAAGTAGCTCGTGTTCGTTTTACAAATGGAAAAGAGGTTATTAGCTATATTGCTGGAGAGGGACATAATCTTCAAGAGCATTCTATAGTTTTGGTGAAAGGAGGAAGAGTAAAAGATTTACCAGGAGTAAAATATAAGATAATACGTGGAGCTAGGGATACAGCTGGAGTAAATGGAAGAAAAAAAAGTAGAAGTAAATATGGAGCTAAAATAGAAAAGAAGAAATAA
- the rpsB gene encoding 30S ribosomal protein S2: protein MEKKINTQDLLKAGVHFGHIARKWNPNMRPFIFMKKGGIHIIDLSKTITKLEEACIGLKKIVSMGKKILLVGTKAQAKEKVLFYARSVNMPCVTERWLGGFLTNFATIRRSVKKMNNIEKMKKNGTFDTLSKKERLLISRLYAKLYKNLGSISSMNHLPGGIFLVDPYKEKIALSEAMKLNIPVFAMVDTNTNPNGIQFPIPSNDDSSKSIDIILKFITKAIQEGFSSVGKTDRNELKNGKISEKS, encoded by the coding sequence ATGGAAAAAAAAATTAATACTCAAGATTTATTGAAAGCTGGAGTTCATTTTGGACATATTGCACGTAAATGGAATCCGAATATGCGTCCTTTTATTTTTATGAAAAAAGGAGGAATTCATATTATCGATTTATCAAAAACTATCACAAAATTGGAAGAAGCCTGTATAGGTTTAAAAAAAATAGTATCTATGGGAAAAAAAATTTTATTAGTAGGTACGAAAGCACAGGCTAAGGAAAAAGTCCTTTTCTATGCTAGAAGTGTAAATATGCCTTGTGTTACAGAAAGATGGTTAGGAGGTTTTTTAACAAATTTTGCAACTATTCGTAGATCTGTGAAAAAAATGAACAATATAGAAAAAATGAAAAAAAATGGAACATTTGATACTTTATCTAAAAAAGAACGATTATTAATAAGCAGATTATATGCAAAATTGTACAAAAATTTAGGGAGTATATCTTCAATGAACCACTTACCTGGTGGAATTTTTTTAGTAGATCCATATAAAGAAAAAATAGCTTTATCGGAAGCCATGAAATTAAATATACCTGTTTTTGCTATGGTAGATACAAATACAAATCCAAATGGAATTCAATTTCCTATTCCATCTAACGATGATTCTTCCAAATCTATTGATATCATTCTAAAATTCATAACAAAAGCTATTCAAGAAGGCTTTTCTTCGGTAGGGAAAACAGATAGGAACGAATTAAAAAATGGAAAAATATCTGAAAAATCATGA
- the rplW gene encoding 50S ribosomal protein L23, with the protein MILIKPFLTDKSSLKEENSCYTFSVYIDCNKNQIKEEISRIFGVSVKKIRTMIYSRKDKSKYTKKGFLYGRTNRLKKATIQLKENQKIDFFNKK; encoded by the coding sequence ATGATTTTGATTAAACCTTTTCTTACAGATAAATCTTCTTTGAAAGAAGAAAATTCTTGTTATACATTCTCTGTATATATTGATTGCAATAAAAATCAGATAAAAGAAGAGATATCTAGAATATTCGGAGTTTCTGTTAAAAAAATCAGAACAATGATTTATTCTAGAAAAGATAAATCCAAATATACTAAGAAAGGGTTTTTATATGGTAGAACAAATAGATTAAAAAAGGCCACTATTCAATTAAAAGAAAATCAAAAAATTGATTTTTTTAATAAAAAATAA
- the gpmI gene encoding 2,3-bisphosphoglycerate-independent phosphoglycerate mutase, whose product MKKLILIILDGWGLSNKNSFYSAINQANTPFIDSCYQQYPFSKLHASGIPVGLPDGQMGNSEVGHINLGSGRKVIQSLEEIDESIKNKIFMKKINPILDYVISSGKKIHFFGLLSDGGVHSHINHLFALLDASYEKNIKNVFIHAFTDGRDSSPRSGIKYIKKLLEKTKRSVGKLSSVIGRYYSMDRDKRWERTKIAYDALVHSKGFYTDNILECMNSFYDRGITDEFITPIIVGDHSGNHFSRIEKGDIVLCFNFRSDRSRQITELLTNNSNNSSSLNVKKMNLYYVTMTCYNSVYKDIYVLFRKKNLSNTLGEILEKNGKKQIRIAETEKYPHVTFFFSGGREKPFNGETRILCESPKISTYDLKPEMSAKKIMNKIIPELRRKETDFICLNFANPDMVGHTGKMLETIKACEFVDNCTKVCSEEAIKNSYTVVIVGDHGNADCMINLDGSPNTTHTNSLVPFILLDPTFRKKNVLRSEAILSDVSPTILQLMGLPKPCIMSGDSIIKVL is encoded by the coding sequence ATGAAAAAATTAATATTGATCATATTAGACGGATGGGGTTTATCAAATAAAAATTCTTTTTATTCTGCTATTAATCAAGCAAATACACCTTTTATAGATTCGTGTTACCAACAATATCCTTTTAGCAAATTACATGCTTCTGGAATTCCTGTGGGATTACCTGATGGTCAAATGGGAAATTCTGAAGTAGGTCATATAAATTTAGGATCTGGAAGAAAAGTTATTCAAAGTTTAGAAGAAATAGATGAATCCATCAAAAATAAAATTTTTATGAAAAAAATTAATCCTATACTGGATTATGTGATATCTTCTGGGAAAAAAATCCATTTTTTTGGACTATTATCTGATGGAGGAGTTCACTCACATATAAATCATCTTTTTGCTTTATTGGATGCTTCCTATGAAAAGAACATTAAAAATGTATTTATACATGCATTTACAGACGGACGTGATTCTTCTCCTAGAAGTGGAATAAAATATATAAAAAAACTGTTAGAAAAAACAAAAAGATCCGTGGGAAAATTATCATCGGTTATTGGGAGATATTATTCCATGGATAGAGATAAAAGGTGGGAAAGAACTAAAATAGCATATGATGCTCTTGTTCATTCTAAGGGTTTTTATACTGATAACATTCTAGAATGCATGAACTCTTTTTATGATAGAGGGATAACTGATGAATTTATAACTCCCATAATAGTTGGAGATCATTCTGGAAATCATTTTTCCAGAATAGAAAAAGGAGATATTGTTCTTTGCTTTAATTTTCGTTCAGATCGTTCAAGACAGATTACTGAATTACTAACGAATAACAGTAATAATAGTTCTTCTTTAAATGTAAAAAAGATGAATTTATATTATGTAACAATGACGTGTTACAATTCTGTATATAAAGATATTTATGTTCTTTTTAGAAAAAAAAATTTGTCAAATACATTGGGAGAAATATTAGAAAAAAATGGTAAAAAGCAAATTCGTATTGCTGAAACAGAAAAATATCCCCATGTAACTTTTTTCTTTTCAGGAGGTCGTGAAAAACCTTTTAATGGAGAAACTCGTATTTTATGCGAGTCTCCTAAAATTTCGACTTATGATTTAAAACCAGAAATGAGTGCAAAAAAAATAATGAATAAAATTATTCCTGAATTAAGGAGAAAAGAAACGGATTTTATATGTTTGAATTTTGCTAATCCGGATATGGTAGGTCATACTGGAAAAATGCTTGAAACTATCAAAGCCTGTGAATTTGTTGATAATTGTACGAAAGTTTGTTCTGAAGAAGCCATAAAAAATTCGTATACAGTTGTTATAGTTGGAGATCATGGAAATGCTGACTGCATGATTAATCTAGATGGGAGTCCTAATACCACTCATACAAATTCCTTAGTTCCTTTCATTCTTTTAGATCCAACATTTAGAAAGAAAAATGTATTAAGAAGTGAAGCTATTTTATCTGATGTTTCTCCTACTATTCTTCAATTAATGGGATTACCTAAACCTTGTATAATGAGTGGAGATTCTATAATAAAAGTATTATGA
- the rplM gene encoding 50S ribosomal protein L13: MDSLSFKTIYGKKSSVEEKIWVIMDASHQCLGRFSSKVALRIRGKHKPSFSPNVDCGDHVIVINSEKIKLTGKKWNYKKYVRYTGYPGGKKISSVKEVFNKDSRLLIYKAVKGMLPKNRLRHQIIKNLHIYQGSEHKHQVQKPILIK; the protein is encoded by the coding sequence ATGGATTCGTTGAGTTTTAAAACTATTTATGGGAAAAAAAGTTCTGTTGAGGAAAAAATTTGGGTGATAATGGATGCATCTCATCAGTGTCTTGGACGTTTTTCTTCAAAAGTAGCATTAAGAATACGAGGAAAACATAAACCTAGTTTTTCTCCAAATGTGGATTGTGGGGATCATGTTATTGTGATTAATTCTGAAAAAATTAAACTAACTGGAAAAAAATGGAATTACAAAAAATATGTCCGTTATACTGGTTATCCTGGAGGAAAGAAAATTTCCTCTGTAAAAGAAGTTTTTAATAAAGATTCAAGATTATTAATCTACAAAGCGGTTAAGGGGATGCTTCCAAAAAATCGTTTAAGACATCAAATAATTAAAAATCTTCATATTTATCAGGGATCAGAGCATAAACATCAGGTACAAAAACCTATTTTAATCAAATAA
- the tsf gene encoding translation elongation factor Ts yields MKIPATQIKKLRELTGIGIMDCKEALIKSEGNFDKAINFLRKKGENIATQRSFLEVKEGALHSSINYDQTFGVTIGLSCETDFLSKNKNFLDFLSMLSKISLLYNNKKKFLSSSYRGKTIQDLIIEKMGVVGEKIELKIFERIESPFVASYIHNNQKIATLVGFSSPEGINSTMAKNIAMHITAMNPIAIDEKGISNSVIEKEKEIVSYQVEKENKPSDIKKKIILGKIRKFILENTLLNQRFIKDNKITIREYINKFHKNLKIKIYKRITFP; encoded by the coding sequence ATGAAAATTCCAGCTACTCAAATAAAAAAGCTTAGAGAATTAACTGGAATTGGAATCATGGATTGCAAAGAAGCTCTAATAAAGTCTGAGGGGAATTTCGATAAAGCCATTAATTTTTTAAGAAAAAAAGGAGAAAATATTGCTACACAGCGTTCTTTTTTAGAAGTCAAAGAAGGAGCTTTACATTCTTCTATTAATTATGATCAAACTTTTGGAGTTACTATTGGATTGAGTTGTGAAACTGATTTTCTTTCTAAAAACAAAAATTTTTTGGATTTCTTATCCATGTTATCGAAAATTTCTTTGTTATATAACAATAAAAAAAAGTTCTTATCTAGTTCTTATCGTGGAAAAACGATTCAAGACTTGATTATAGAAAAAATGGGGGTAGTAGGTGAAAAAATAGAATTGAAAATATTTGAAAGAATAGAATCTCCATTTGTCGCAAGTTATATTCATAATAATCAAAAAATAGCCACTTTAGTGGGTTTTTCTTCTCCTGAAGGAATTAATTCAACTATGGCTAAAAATATTGCTATGCATATCACTGCTATGAATCCTATAGCTATAGATGAGAAAGGAATTTCGAATTCTGTTATAGAAAAAGAGAAGGAAATTGTTTCATATCAGGTAGAAAAAGAAAATAAACCAAGTGACATAAAGAAGAAAATCATTTTAGGAAAGATTAGGAAGTTTATATTGGAAAATACTCTTCTCAATCAGAGATTTATAAAAGATAACAAAATTACTATTCGAGAATATATAAATAAATTTCATAAAAATTTGAAGATAAAGATTTATAAGAGGATTACTTTTCCGTAA
- the map gene encoding type I methionyl aminopeptidase — MIKTIEEIILIKKSALLASKTLGMLAKEVKPGINTLYLDHLAESFIRDHGGIPAFLGLYDYPNTLCVSPNSQVVHGVPNQEPLCHGDILSIDCGVYMNGFYGEHAYTFEVGKVPNTVRKFLNRSKESLYIGLSKCKQGNFIGDIGYSIQSCIENYGYSVVKDLVGHGLGKKMHEDPQIPNFGEKGRGLKLEEGFVLSIEPMVNRGTPGVIFHDDGWTVTTSDKDISAHFEHNVAIVDGYPCLLSTYRYIYQELNIQSLEEVPFQNEKIN, encoded by the coding sequence ATGATAAAAACCATTGAAGAAATAATTCTTATCAAAAAAAGCGCATTATTAGCATCTAAAACATTGGGAATGTTAGCTAAAGAAGTGAAACCTGGCATAAATACACTTTATTTAGATCATCTTGCAGAAAGTTTTATTCGTGATCATGGCGGAATTCCAGCTTTTTTAGGTCTATATGATTATCCAAATACTTTATGTGTTTCTCCTAATTCTCAAGTTGTACATGGGGTCCCTAATCAAGAACCTTTATGTCATGGGGATATATTATCTATAGATTGCGGAGTTTACATGAATGGTTTTTATGGAGAACATGCCTATACATTTGAGGTAGGAAAAGTTCCAAATACTGTTAGAAAATTTCTTAATCGTTCAAAGGAATCTTTGTATATAGGTCTATCTAAATGCAAACAGGGGAATTTTATTGGAGATATAGGTTACTCCATACAATCTTGCATTGAAAATTATGGATATAGTGTGGTAAAAGATCTTGTTGGACATGGTTTAGGAAAAAAAATGCATGAAGATCCTCAAATTCCTAATTTTGGGGAAAAAGGAAGAGGGTTAAAATTAGAAGAAGGTTTTGTTCTATCGATAGAACCCATGGTCAATAGAGGAACTCCAGGAGTTATTTTTCATGATGATGGATGGACTGTGACCACTTCAGACAAAGATATATCAGCACATTTCGAACACAATGTAGCTATTGTAGATGGATATCCATGTTTACTTTCTACTTACCGTTACATATATCAAGAACTTAATATTCAATCTTTGGAAGAGGTCCCTTTTCAAAACGAAAAAATTAATTAA
- the rpsJ gene encoding 30S ribosomal protein S10, with protein MGHDIKIKLKSYDYNLLDKSAERIVNSVLPTGVVLNGPVPLPTEKKIFTVLRSPHVNKKSREQFLLPTHKRLLQIHNASSKTVDALMKLELPSGVEAEIKV; from the coding sequence ATGGGTCATGATATAAAAATTAAATTGAAATCTTATGATTATAATTTGTTAGATAAGTCAGCTGAAAGAATTGTAAATTCTGTTCTTCCTACAGGAGTCGTGCTTAATGGTCCAGTTCCATTACCTACCGAAAAGAAGATATTTACAGTATTACGTTCTCCTCATGTTAATAAAAAATCAAGAGAACAATTTTTACTTCCTACTCATAAAAGACTTTTACAAATTCACAATGCTTCATCTAAAACAGTGGATGCGTTGATGAAGTTAGAATTGCCGAGTGGAGTAGAAGCAGAAATTAAAGTATAA
- the rpsS gene encoding 30S ribosomal protein S19, which yields MARSLKKGPYVSQKLYNKVLNNIKSEKKSIIKTWSRPSTILPDFVGQTFAVHNGRQFINVYITENMIGHKLGEFAPTRTFRGHAGSKNKLKVKN from the coding sequence ATGGCAAGATCTTTAAAAAAAGGTCCATATGTCTCTCAAAAGTTATATAATAAAGTTTTGAATAATATTAAATCTGAAAAGAAGTCTATTATTAAAACTTGGTCTAGGCCCTCAACCATTCTTCCTGATTTTGTTGGACAAACTTTTGCAGTTCATAATGGAAGACAATTCATTAATGTGTATATTACGGAAAATATGATTGGACATAAATTAGGGGAATTTGCTCCTACTCGTACTTTTAGAGGACATGCTGGATCTAAAAATAAATTAAAAGTTAAGAATTAA
- the rplB gene encoding 50S ribosomal protein L2, with amino-acid sequence MSIRKLKPTTPSQRFRIVNSFDQITKFCPEKSLTKGKCKSGGRNNYGKMTMRYLGGGHKKKYRILDFKRKKLGISAIIKSIEYDPNRSSFISLLHYKDGEKRYVIAMDGFKVGQKVISGRNVPFNVGNSTYLSEIPLGTNISCIELRPGQGAKIARSAGSYAQLFAKDGKYATIKFPSGEIRMVMINCMATIGIVSNTDHQLEIYGKAGKNRHYGKRPRTRGVAMNPVDHPMGGGEGKASGGIPRNRRGLPSKGFRTRTRKKHSDKYILQRRKK; translated from the coding sequence ATGTCAATAAGAAAGCTAAAACCAACAACACCTAGTCAACGTTTTAGAATAGTCAACAGCTTTGATCAAATTACGAAATTTTGTCCTGAAAAATCTTTGACAAAAGGAAAGTGTAAATCTGGAGGAAGAAATAATTATGGGAAAATGACTATGCGTTATCTTGGAGGAGGACATAAAAAAAAATATAGAATTCTTGACTTTAAAAGAAAAAAATTGGGGATATCTGCTATCATAAAATCTATAGAATACGATCCTAATCGATCTTCCTTTATTTCTTTGCTTCATTATAAAGATGGAGAAAAAAGATATGTTATAGCTATGGATGGATTTAAAGTAGGACAAAAAGTGATTTCTGGAAGAAATGTTCCTTTTAATGTAGGGAATTCTACTTATTTGAGCGAAATTCCTTTAGGAACAAATATTTCTTGTATAGAATTAAGACCTGGACAAGGTGCTAAAATAGCTAGAAGCGCTGGATCTTATGCGCAATTATTTGCAAAAGATGGAAAATATGCAACCATTAAATTCCCTTCTGGAGAAATAAGAATGGTGATGATTAATTGTATGGCTACTATTGGAATAGTTTCTAATACAGATCATCAATTAGAAATATATGGAAAGGCTGGAAAAAATAGACATTATGGAAAAAGACCCAGAACAAGAGGAGTGGCAATGAATCCTGTAGATCATCCAATGGGAGGTGGAGAAGGAAAAGCATCTGGTGGAATTCCTAGGAATAGGAGAGGATTACCTTCTAAAGGCTTTAGAACTCGTACTAGAAAAAAACATTCGGATAAATATATTTTACAACGAAGAAAGAAATAA
- the rplD gene encoding 50S ribosomal protein L4 gives MELEILDIKGNSTNRKVLFNEKFFSKKSYDHPIYLEVKRYLSAQRQGTHKSKERGEISGSRRKLHRQKGTGGSRKGDIKNPIFRGGGRVFGPVPRKYFLKINKLTKNLAKKNIIEYKLKTNKVKIIEDFQLKKPKTKLVLNILKSLQLMNEKLLMIVEKADRNLYLSARNLKNFQLLNVEELNSYSLLNSSYVILSEKSVKRIERILNIS, from the coding sequence ATGGAACTAGAAATTTTAGATATTAAAGGAAATTCTACTAATCGTAAAGTTCTATTTAATGAAAAATTTTTTTCTAAAAAATCTTATGATCATCCTATCTATTTAGAAGTAAAAAGGTATCTGTCTGCACAACGTCAAGGAACTCATAAATCTAAAGAAAGAGGAGAAATATCTGGAAGTAGAAGAAAATTACATAGACAAAAAGGAACTGGCGGTTCTAGAAAAGGAGATATAAAAAATCCTATCTTTAGAGGAGGAGGACGTGTTTTTGGTCCTGTTCCTAGAAAGTATTTTTTGAAAATCAATAAATTAACAAAAAATTTGGCAAAAAAAAATATTATAGAATATAAATTAAAAACAAATAAAGTAAAAATCATAGAGGATTTTCAATTGAAAAAACCTAAAACTAAATTGGTTTTAAACATATTAAAATCATTACAGTTAATGAATGAAAAATTATTGATGATTGTAGAAAAAGCAGATAGAAATTTATATTTATCTGCTAGAAATTTAAAAAATTTTCAGTTGTTAAACGTAGAAGAATTGAATAGTTATTCTTTATTAAATTCTTCATATGTTATACTTTCTGAAAAGTCGGTAAAAAGAATAGAAAGAATTTTAAATATTTCATAA
- the rplC gene encoding 50S ribosomal protein L3 produces MFGLIGINLGMTSLFSKNGENIPCTIIKVGPCYVIQVKTMEKDGYSSIQLGIIDKKEKHTTKALQGHFRKSGVFPKKKLLEFKDVLIPSIKLGSQININSFVEGELVDVRGITKGKGFQGVVKRHKFSGVGERSHGQHNRLRAPGSVGAGSDPSRIFKGKKMAGRMGGKHVTIKNLTILKIDVTENIFILNGSVPGNRNSYLMIKKKKWN; encoded by the coding sequence ATGTTTGGTTTAATAGGTATAAATCTTGGAATGACTAGTCTTTTTTCCAAGAATGGAGAAAATATTCCATGTACTATTATAAAAGTAGGTCCTTGTTATGTTATTCAGGTAAAAACAATGGAGAAGGATGGTTATTCTTCTATTCAATTAGGAATAATCGATAAAAAAGAAAAACATACAACTAAAGCTTTACAAGGTCATTTTAGAAAATCTGGGGTTTTTCCGAAAAAAAAATTGTTAGAATTTAAAGATGTTTTGATCCCTTCTATAAAATTAGGTAGTCAAATAAATATAAATTCTTTCGTAGAAGGAGAATTGGTAGATGTAAGAGGAATTACTAAAGGAAAAGGATTTCAAGGAGTAGTAAAAAGACATAAATTTTCAGGTGTAGGAGAGAGAAGTCACGGACAACATAATAGATTGAGAGCACCTGGATCTGTTGGAGCCGGTTCCGATCCATCTAGAATTTTTAAAGGAAAGAAAATGGCTGGAAGAATGGGAGGAAAACATGTAACTATTAAAAATTTAACAATATTGAAAATTGATGTAACTGAAAATATTTTTATATTAAATGGATCGGTCCCTGGTAATAGAAATTCATATTTAATGATTAAGAAAAAAAAATGGAACTAG
- the fusA gene encoding elongation factor G: MSKDLKYTRNIGIAAHIDAGKTTTTERILFYTGINHKIGEVHDGAATMDWMLQEQERGITITSAATCCNWIYKNKKYQINIIDTPGHVDFTVEVERSLRVLDGMVVLFSAVDGVEPQSETVWRQADKYDIPRIAFVNKMDRQGADFFNVCLQIEKMLGANSVPLQIPIGSGDDFRGVVDLIANKAIVWDDNNYGVTFQEIPIPYEMKNMVNDYHNKLIESLSEHDDSIMEKFLYDNYSISEDDIISSVQKNTIKMKIIPILCGSSFKNKGVQAMLDAVCRYLPSPLEVKDIVGIHPINQTKETRKPSEKEPFSALAFKISSDPFVGRLAFFRVYSGKINAGSYSLNTRSGNKERISRIYQMHANKQNPICKIGAGDIAAVVGFKDIKTGDTLCDEKFPILLENISFPEPVIGLAIEPKFKSDIDKMSFALSKLMEEDPTFQVRTDNYTGQTIISGMGELHLEILADRMKREFKVEVNQGKPQVEYKEALTDVVEHREIYKKQTGGRGKFADILFRLEPGNPGKCGLEFINKIKGGNIPKEYIPSIEKGCKEMMKNGPLSGYEIESAKITILDGSYHPVDSDQLSFEIAGKLGFKEADKKSKPILLEPIMKLEVLVPEENMGDVIGDLNRRRGIVQNLSNRGNIKIIQGLVPLSEMFGYVTVLRTLSSGRGTSTMEFYHYDVVPRNILDNIIIGNDKYREYDKKVKKNRKKLTISIPWVMI; the protein is encoded by the coding sequence ATGTCAAAAGATTTAAAGTATACAAGAAATATAGGTATAGCAGCACATATTGATGCAGGAAAAACAACAACTACAGAAAGGATTTTATTTTATACAGGAATCAATCATAAAATTGGAGAAGTTCATGATGGAGCAGCGACTATGGATTGGATGTTGCAAGAACAAGAACGTGGAATCACCATTACTTCTGCCGCAACATGTTGTAATTGGATTTATAAAAATAAGAAATATCAGATAAATATTATTGACACTCCAGGTCACGTTGACTTTACAGTAGAGGTAGAAAGATCTTTAAGAGTATTAGATGGAATGGTGGTATTATTTAGTGCAGTTGATGGTGTAGAGCCTCAATCAGAAACAGTATGGAGGCAAGCAGATAAATATGATATTCCTAGAATTGCTTTTGTAAATAAAATGGATCGTCAAGGAGCTGATTTTTTCAATGTTTGTTTGCAAATAGAAAAAATGTTAGGGGCAAATTCTGTTCCATTGCAAATTCCTATTGGGTCTGGAGATGATTTTAGAGGAGTTGTAGATTTAATAGCCAATAAAGCCATTGTTTGGGATGATAATAATTATGGAGTAACATTTCAAGAAATACCTATTCCATATGAAATGAAAAATATGGTAAATGATTATCATAATAAACTGATTGAATCCTTGTCGGAACATGATGATTCTATTATGGAAAAGTTCTTATATGATAATTATTCTATTTCAGAAGATGATATTATTTCTTCCGTTCAAAAGAACACTATCAAAATGAAAATAATCCCTATATTGTGTGGTTCTTCTTTTAAAAATAAAGGAGTGCAAGCTATGTTAGATGCTGTGTGTCGTTATTTGCCTTCTCCGTTAGAAGTGAAAGACATAGTAGGAATTCATCCGATCAATCAAACAAAAGAAACAAGAAAACCTAGTGAAAAAGAGCCATTTTCTGCTTTGGCTTTTAAAATATCCAGTGATCCTTTCGTAGGTCGTTTAGCTTTTTTTAGAGTATATTCCGGAAAGATTAACGCGGGATCATATAGTTTGAATACAAGATCTGGAAATAAAGAACGCATCTCTCGTATATATCAGATGCATGCTAATAAACAAAACCCTATTTGTAAAATAGGCGCTGGAGATATTGCAGCGGTAGTAGGATTTAAAGATATTAAAACGGGAGATACATTATGTGATGAAAAATTTCCAATTCTTTTAGAAAATATCTCTTTTCCAGAACCAGTGATTGGTTTAGCTATAGAACCTAAGTTTAAATCAGATATAGATAAGATGAGTTTTGCATTATCTAAATTAATGGAAGAAGATCCAACTTTTCAAGTTCGTACAGATAATTATACAGGACAAACTATTATATCTGGGATGGGAGAGTTGCATTTAGAAATCCTTGCAGATAGAATGAAAAGAGAGTTTAAAGTAGAAGTAAATCAAGGGAAGCCGCAAGTAGAATATAAAGAAGCTCTAACAGATGTAGTAGAACACAGGGAAATTTATAAAAAACAAACAGGAGGTCGTGGAAAATTTGCAGATATTTTGTTTCGTTTAGAACCAGGTAATCCTGGGAAGTGTGGTTTAGAATTTATCAATAAAATAAAAGGTGGAAATATTCCAAAAGAATACATTCCATCTATAGAAAAAGGATGTAAAGAAATGATGAAAAATGGACCTCTTTCTGGATATGAAATAGAGAGCGCTAAAATCACTATTTTAGATGGCTCTTATCATCCAGTAGATTCTGATCAGTTGTCTTTTGAAATAGCAGGAAAATTGGGGTTCAAAGAAGCGGACAAAAAATCGAAGCCTATTTTATTAGAACCGATTATGAAATTGGAAGTATTAGTTCCAGAAGAAAATATGGGAGATGTTATAGGGGATTTAAATCGTAGAAGAGGAATAGTTCAAAATCTGAGTAATCGTGGAAATATAAAGATAATTCAAGGCCTAGTTCCATTATCTGAGATGTTTGGATATGTAACGGTATTAAGGACTCTTTCTTCTGGAAGAGGAACATCTACTATGGAATTTTATCATTATGATGTAGTTCCAAGGAATATTTTGGATAACATTATCATAGGGAATGATAAATATAGAGAGTATGATAAAAAAGTAAAAAAAAATAGAAAAAAATTAACAATATCAATACCATGGGTCATGATATAA
- the rpsG gene encoding 30S ribosomal protein S7, protein MRKTKRKRKVYFPDPKFNDSLVTRFVNHLMKNGKKNLAYKIFYKAMERIDSIKEKEEKSALEIWKEGLKNVMPYVEVRSRRMGGANIQVPVPISSNSKITKAMKLLISCASIRNEKTMASKLASEIFDAFREQGEAVKRKESIHKMAEANKAFSHFRF, encoded by the coding sequence ATGAGAAAGACGAAAAGAAAAAGAAAAGTATATTTTCCTGATCCAAAATTTAACGATTCTCTGGTAACACGATTTGTTAATCATTTGATGAAAAATGGAAAAAAAAACTTAGCCTATAAAATATTTTATAAGGCTATGGAAAGAATAGATTCCATAAAAGAAAAGGAAGAAAAATCTGCATTAGAAATATGGAAAGAAGGCTTAAAAAATGTAATGCCTTATGTAGAAGTAAGAAGTCGTCGTATGGGAGGTGCTAATATTCAAGTTCCCGTTCCTATTTCTTCTAATAGTAAAATAACCAAAGCCATGAAATTGCTTATATCTTGTGCTTCTATTAGAAATGAAAAAACAATGGCTAGTAAATTAGCTTCTGAAATATTTGATGCTTTTCGAGAACAGGGAGAAGCAGTAAAAAGAAAAGAAAGTATACATAAAATGGCTGAAGCCAATAAAGCTTTTTCACATTTTAGATTTTAA